In Zingiber officinale cultivar Zhangliang chromosome 3B, Zo_v1.1, whole genome shotgun sequence, a single window of DNA contains:
- the LOC122056584 gene encoding sorting nexin 2A-like: MMGSEVAFGFDSPPETEEMESLALSDAPPTVSSLPAAISASSDGDLFISPPSALHFPLSSTASGDGGDPAPSTASSFLDPPSYADIVFSPFDSQNGDDDNGADNGSMLRRDSSPRSTRAARSDYLKISVSDPNKEQETVNSLVPGGGTYFTYLITSQMRFGSAANGDGESEPVEFSVRRRFRDVVTLADRLAEGYRGFCIPPRPDKSVVESQVMQKNEFVEQRRSALEKYLWRLAEHPVIGMSDELRVFLQAKGKLPLPTTTDVASRMLDGAVRLPKQLFGEGAAAQVAPQEVVQPAKGGRDLLRIFKELKQAVTIEWGGVKPLLVEEDKEFLAKKEKMQDLELQLSTASQQAEALVNAQQDVGETMGEMGLAFIKLAKFETDQGIYNSQRIRATDTKNVATAAVKASRLYRELNAQTVKHLDTLHEYLGLMLAVNNAFSERASALLTVQTLMSDLTTLNIRIDKLEAASSKIFGGDRSRLRKVEELRETIKVTEDAKSCAIREYERIKENNRNELDRLDQERKDDFLSMLKGFVINQVGYSEKVANVWATVAEETSSYARGNS, encoded by the exons ATGATGGGATCGGAGGTCGCCTTCGGCTTCGATTCGCCTCCGGAGACAGAAGAGATGGAGAGCCTCGCGCTCTCGGACGCGCCGCCCACTGTATCCTCTCTCCCCGCCGCCATTTCAGCATCCTCCGACGGGGATCTATTCATCTCTCCCCCTTCCGCCCTGCATTTCCCTCTTTCCTCCACCGCCTCAGGCGACGGCGGGGATCCCGCCCCGTCCACGGCTTCTTCTTTCCTGGATCCGCCTTCCTATGCGGACATCGTCTTTAGTCCCTTCGACTCGCAGAACGGCGACGACGACAATGGCGCTGATAATGGGTCCATGCTCCGCCGAGACTCCTCCCCCAGATCCACCCGCGCCGCGAGGTCGGACTACCTCAAAATCTCCGTTTCCGATCCGAACAAGGAGCAGGAGACCGTGAACTCGCTCGTCCCCGGCGGTGGGACCTACTTCACATATCTGATCACTTCTCAAATGCGCTTCGGTTCTGCGGCAAACGGGGACGGAGAATCGGAGCCTGTTGAGTTTAGTGTGCGGCGCCGGTTCCGGGACGTTGTCACACTCGCCGATAGACTGGCGGAGGGCTACCGGGGTTTTTGTATTCCCCCGAGGCCCGATAAGAGTGTGGTCGAGAGCCAGGTGATGCAGAAGAACGAGTTCGTGGAGCAGCGGCGGTCGGCTCTTGAGAAGTACCTGTGGCGGCTCGCGGAGCACCCGGTGATCGGGATGAGCGATGAGCTTAGGGTGTTCCTGCAGGCGAAGGGGAAGCTGCCATTGCCGACGACCACTGATGTGGCTTCGAGGATGCTGGATGGGGCGGTGAGACTGCCGAAGCAGCTATTTGGAGAGGGAGCAGCTGCGCAGGTTGCCCCGCAGGAGGTGGTGCAACCAGCAAAGGGAGGCAGAGACTTGCTGAGGATATTCAAAGAGTTGAAGCAGGCAGTGACTATCGAATGGGGAGGGGTGAAACCATTGTTGGTGGAGGAAGACAAGGAGTTCTTGgccaaaaaggagaagatgcaGGATCTTGAACTGCAGCTTAGCACTGCGTCACAGCAG GCTGAAGCTCTTGTTAATGCACAACAAGATGTTGGTGAAACAATGGGAGAAATGggtttggcattcatcaaacttGCAAAGTTTGAGACCGACCAAGGGATATACAACTCTCAGAGAATACGAGCCACTGATACCAAAAATGTTGCAACTGCTGCCGTAAAAGCCAGCAGATTGTATCGTGAATTAAATGCTCAAACTGTGAAACATCTG GACACATTGCATGAATATCTAGGGTTGATGCTTGCTGTGAACAATGCCTTCTCAGAGAGAGCCAGTGCTCTGTTGACTGTACAAACCTTAATGTCAGATTTGACAACATTAAATATAAGGATTGACAAACTTGAAGCTGCATCCTCCAAGATTTTCGGTGGTGATAGATCAAGATTGCGCAAGGTAGAGGAGCTAAGAGAAACAATAAAAGTTACCGAGGATGCTAAAAGTTGTGCAATAAGAGAGTATGAGAGgataaag GAAAACAATCGGAATGAGCTCGATAGACTAGACCAAGAAAGGAAGGATGATTTCCTCAGCATGCTGAAAGGATTTGTAATAAATCAG GTTGGGTATTCTGAAAAGGTCGCCAATGTCTGGGCAACCGTCGCGGAAGAGACAAGTAGCTATGCAAGAGGCAACAGTTAG